From Scytonema millei VB511283:
CTCCTTGATCTGGGAGGATACCTTCATGAGATATTGTCTCCATAACCACGCGATCGCCCGATCTGACACGGGCGATGGGCTTGCTATCTGGTTTAAATAATTCTCCCCAAATTACGTTGGCGGGAGTTGAAAGAATTGTTTGCGTCCGTCCGGCGGCGATAACGGGAACTGAGAGCGAAATCGTACTCAACAATAGTATTAACCCTAAAGCCATCGCGATCGCTAGCCGCCCAGAGAGACTCCAACCGCCGATCGCTAGCCGGTCGTTTGCGATCGAGGTAAATATTTTCTGCTTGTTCACTTGCTCCTCACATTCACACTGATTTTGGCAAACTCATTCAGAAACAGGACGATTGACTGCACCAAGTTAAGCACATCGGTTCATCGACTCACTAATGCTAAATCTCTGACGTTTAGCTCGATTTATATTTTGATTGAAAATACGTTCAATTATTTGTAATAAAAGATACACATAGTCAATCTCGACATTTCAAAATGAAAGGGGCGGACAAATGCAATACTTCTCGGTTAGAGTACATAGTCTAGTCAAAATTCCATACGTCAAGCTGATGAAAAAACTTGGATTGCTATCATCCAAGCAGTTGTGACAAATAGAAAAAGCACTTCGTTTGTGGCTGGGTTTGTAGTTTGGCGATCGCAGTGTGACAAATTGCTATAACTATTTAAATGTACTCTCTACAGTTTTCCAGAGAAGAATTTCGATAATCGGGTTTATTTTGGGCTAATTGTATTGGGGAACTCACGCGATCGCGCCTTAATTAAACTGCGATCGCAGGCAGTTTTATTTTGCCTAAATTTCAAATTCAAATGCTAAATCCGCGCTCTATCAGAAATGATATGGAGGTAGACAATACCGCCTTGTGCCTATAATGCCGCTTATCCTTACAATAAGTGCATGTCTGCAATCCTAGGAACTCATCTATCGCTCAAATTGCTGTACGGGTAGTCGAACAACACCTTGGGTAACATCAAGTAATACTGCCCGATCGCCGCATCGTTTTGTCTATACTACAAAAAACTACAAAAACCGCTCTACCCTCGATTATGCTGTATAACTTCAGTACATTTACATTTTTTCAGCTACTAACTGTGTAAAGTCAAGCTATTTCCTAGACAATCGCCCCCGCAACTACCAAGCGCGATCGGCGTGAATTATAAAATTTTTATGTGAATTTTGGCACTACCTGCCTGGACTTCCAGCTATTGTCTAGAACTATAACTTGCATTCAATGGTAGCCACTAATGCTAGATATAAGTTAAAGATGGAAATAGTTTGGTAGGAGAAGCTGAAGCTATGCCCACCCCAGCGATCGCTTTCCGCAGTAGGCACTTGATGCTGACCCAATCCAGTCGTACTAGGAGTGAACTATTGACATCCGACCGATAAATCCTTAATTCTGATTTTTCAGCCGCAGCCGCTATTTTTCCTTTAGGTTCTCATGTCAACTCTCGTTATCGTCGAATCCCCCACCAAAGCACGCACCATCCGTAACTACCTACCAAGGGACTTTCGGGTCGAAGCGTCTATGGGTCACGTGCGCGACCTACCCCAATCAGCCACCGATATTCCCGCCAACGTTAAAGGGGAAAAATGGGCGCAGTTGGGCGTGAATGTGGAAAGTGACTTTGAACCGCTGTACGTGATTCCCAAGGATAAAAAGAAAATTGTCACTCAGCTCAAGGAAGCACTGAAATCTGCTGACGAACTCGTACTGGCGACAGACGAAGACCGAGAGGGCGAAAGCATTAGCTGGCACTTGTTGCAGCTACTCCAGCCAAAAGTTCCGGTCAAGCGGATGGTATTCCACGAAATTACCCAAGACGCAATCCGCAAAGCGCTGAAAGATTGCCGCACTGTTGACGAACAGCTCGTTCGCGCCCAGGAAACGCGCCGAATACTCGATCGCCTGGTAGGTTATACTCTGTCCCCTCTATTGTGGAAAAAAATTGCTAAAGGGCTATCCGCCGGACGGGTACAGTCAGTGGCAGTCAGACTTTTAGTGAACCGCGAACGACAACGCCGCGCTTTCCGTCAAGGGAGTTACTGGGATCTCAAAGCCACCTTGGAGGCGAAAGGTGAATTTGAAGCCAAACTTACCGCGCTAGCTGGTACAAAAGTCGCCAATGGCAGCGATTTTGACCCAGACACAGGGCAGATCGCCGCCGGACGCAATGTGGTTTTACTGAATGAAACCCAAGCCAGGGAACTACTAGAGCGTCTGACGGGCAAACCTTGGACGGTGACAGATTTAGAAGAACGTCCTACGACGCGCAAACCCGCACCACCCTTTACCACCTCTACCCTGCAACAGGAATCTAACCGTAAACTGCGCTTGTCAGCGCGGGACACGATGCGGGTCGCCCAAAACCTCTACGAACAGGGATATATTACCTACATGCGTACCGACTCGGTGCATTTATCCGAGCAGGCGATCGCAGCTGCCCGTAGTTGCGTCGAGCAGATGTATGGCAAAAATTATCTCAGTCCCCAACCGCGCCAGTACTCCACCAAAAGTAAAGGCGCACAGGAAGCCCACGAAGCCATTCGCCCCGCTGGGAGTAGCTTCCGCACGCCCAAGGAAACGGGTTTGAGCGGCAGAGAATTCGACCTGTACGATTTAATCTGGAAGCGCACCGTCGCAACCCAGATGGCAGACTCGCGCCAAACTCAAGTTATCGTGCAATTGCAGGTGGAAGACGCAGGGTTTAGGTCTAGTGGCAAGCGAATTGATTTTCCTGGCTTCTTACGCGCCTACGTGGAGGGTTACGACGACCCAGAAGCAGCATTAGAAGATCGGGAAGTCATTCTACCACCGCTGAAAAAAGGCGATCGCCCCGACTGCAAAAACCTAGAGGCGATCGGTCACGAAACCCAACCCCCTGCGAGATATACGGAAGCTTCCCTCGTCAAAACCCTAGAAAGCGAGGGCATCGGTCGCCCCAGTACCTACGCCAGCATCATCGGCACAATTGTAGACCGAGGCTATGCCCAAATCGTCAGCAACGCCCTCGTTCCTACTTTCACCGCCTTTGCCGTCACTGCCTTGTTAGAACAGCATTTTCCTGACTTGGTAGACCCTAGCTTTACTTCCAAAATGGAGCAAACCTTGGATGATATTGCCACGGGTGAAGCAGCTTGGTTGCCATATCTCCGCAAGTTTTATTCTGGTGATGCGGGATTGGAAACTCTGGTTAAGGCACGGGAAAGCCAAATTGAAGCCAATGTTGCTAGAACAGTCGCCTT
This genomic window contains:
- the topA gene encoding type I DNA topoisomerase; this translates as MSTLVIVESPTKARTIRNYLPRDFRVEASMGHVRDLPQSATDIPANVKGEKWAQLGVNVESDFEPLYVIPKDKKKIVTQLKEALKSADELVLATDEDREGESISWHLLQLLQPKVPVKRMVFHEITQDAIRKALKDCRTVDEQLVRAQETRRILDRLVGYTLSPLLWKKIAKGLSAGRVQSVAVRLLVNRERQRRAFRQGSYWDLKATLEAKGEFEAKLTALAGTKVANGSDFDPDTGQIAAGRNVVLLNETQARELLERLTGKPWTVTDLEERPTTRKPAPPFTTSTLQQESNRKLRLSARDTMRVAQNLYEQGYITYMRTDSVHLSEQAIAAARSCVEQMYGKNYLSPQPRQYSTKSKGAQEAHEAIRPAGSSFRTPKETGLSGREFDLYDLIWKRTVATQMADSRQTQVIVQLQVEDAGFRSSGKRIDFPGFLRAYVEGYDDPEAALEDREVILPPLKKGDRPDCKNLEAIGHETQPPARYTEASLVKTLESEGIGRPSTYASIIGTIVDRGYAQIVSNALVPTFTAFAVTALLEQHFPDLVDPSFTSKMEQTLDDIATGEAAWLPYLRKFYSGDAGLETLVKARESQIEANVARTVAFDDLEAKVRIGSYGPYIEAQNGSDTVTASIPKDWTPADLDAELVEKLLKQKTEGPDKVGIHPETGEPIYVKIGPHGPYVQLGEKTEDKPKPKQASLPKGVTPDNLTLETAVGLLSLPRLLGTHPATGGKIQASIGPYGPYVVHDQGKEGKDYRSLKSTDNVLTVTLERALEILAEPKKGRRTSSKSKPALRELGAHPGDGEPVNIFEGPYGLYVKHGKTNVGLPEGQKVEDMTLDKALELLASKESSAKKSTTRKSTKASANGNGKAATTAKKKTASSSTRKTTTASKSKTKSS